Genomic DNA from Flavobacteriales bacterium:
TCCACAGCCTTAGCGAAAGGAGAGAATATGCTGAAACAGACGCTACAACAGAAATTACTACAGAAGCTCAGTCCGCAACAGATCCAACTGATGAAACTGTTGCAAGTCCCTACTGTGGAATTGGAGCAGCGTATCAAGGAGGAGATCGAGATAAATCCGGCCCTGGAAGAAGGGAAGGAGACCGAGACTCAAGATGAATACGGGGACGATGACGCAAATGATTCTACCGAAGACGAGTTCGACATCTCGGACTACATGGATGATGATGACATCCCTTCCTACAACCTCTCCGTACGCAACAAGGGGAGGGATGAGGATGAAAAGGATATTCCATTTGCTTCTGGCAAGACCTTTCAGGATAATCTCCTGTCCCAGATAGGACTCAAGAAATTAGATGAGGATGAGCAGGTCATCGCAGAGACCATCATAGGGAATCTGGACGATTCGGGTTACCTGAGAAGGGAGTTGGACAATATCTCCAATGACCTGGCATTCTCACAGAATCTCATGGTGGAGGTCGATCAGATCGAGAAGGTCCTCCAGGTGGTGCAGTCTTTGGATCCGGCCGGTATCGCAGCACGTGATCTCAGAGAGTGTCTTCTTCTGCAATTGGAGAGAAAGGATGACTCTTATCCTTCCATCCGATTGGCCAAGGATATCCTGAATGATCATTTCGAGGCGTTCACGAAAAAGCACTACAAGAAGATCATCAAGAAGATGGACTTGGTGGAGGAAGACCTTAAAGAGGCGATCGGGGTGATCATCAAACTCAATCCCAAACCCGGAGGCGCACTGGCCGAGCGCAATCGCGCGGTCAATCAAGTGATTCCGGACTTCACCATAGAAGTGCG
This window encodes:
- the rpoN gene encoding RNA polymerase factor sigma-54 produces the protein MLKQTLQQKLLQKLSPQQIQLMKLLQVPTVELEQRIKEEIEINPALEEGKETETQDEYGDDDANDSTEDEFDISDYMDDDDIPSYNLSVRNKGRDEDEKDIPFASGKTFQDNLLSQIGLKKLDEDEQVIAETIIGNLDDSGYLRRELDNISNDLAFSQNLMVEVDQIEKVLQVVQSLDPAGIAARDLRECLLLQLERKDDSYPSIRLAKDILNDHFEAFTKKHYKKIIKKMDLVEEDLKEAIGVIIKLNPKPGGALAERNRAVNQVIPDFTIEVRDDELQLTLNGRNAPDLKVSRSYQEMLKGYAASGKKDPKQKEAVLFVKQKLDSAKWFIEAIRQRQQTLMVTMNAIMQYQKDYFLTGDETKLKPMILKDIAEIVSMDISTISRVANSKYVQTPYGTFLLKSFFSESLSTDSGEEVSTREVKKILQECIDAEDKRKPLTDDKLATILKDRGYNIARRTVAKYREQLNIPVARLRKQL